Proteins from a single region of Mustela erminea isolate mMusErm1 chromosome X, mMusErm1.Pri, whole genome shotgun sequence:
- the MMGT1 gene encoding membrane magnesium transporter 1 — MAPSLWKGLVGVGLFALAHAAFSAAQHRSYMRLTEKEDESLPIDIVLQTLLAFAVTCYGIVHIAGEFKDMDATSELKNKTFDTLRNHPSFYVFNHRGRVLFRPSDTANSSNQDALSSNTSLKLRKLESLRR, encoded by the exons ATGGCGCCGTCACTGTGGAAGGGGCTGGTGGGCGTCGGCCTCTTTGCCCTAGCCCACGCGGCCTTTTCCGCTGCGCAGC ATCGTTCTTATATGCGATTaacagaaaaggaagatgaaTCACTGCCAATAGAT ATAGTTCTTCAGACACTTCTGGCCTTTGCAGTTACCTGTTATGGTATAGTTCATATTGCAGGAGAATTTAAAGACATGGATGCCACTTCagaactaaaaaataa gacatTTGACACATTAAGGAATCACccatcattttatgtatttaatcatCGTGGTCGAGTACTGTTCCGGCCTTCGGATACAGCAAACTCTTCAAATCAAGATGCATTGTCCTCGAACACATCATTGAAGTTACGAAAACTTGAATCACTGCGTCGTTAA